The Armatimonadota bacterium sequence GAAAGTAAGGTAATAGCTGAGAGTGGAGAGCTAAGAGCCGAGAATTGCCACTGCTCTATTCTTGGTCAGGATTTCCGAATCCTGACCCTTTCGCGTTCCGTTGTTTCGAGTATAAAGCTGAAAGTGGAAAGCAACATACTCCGGACTCTCCACTTTCCACTCTCCACTTTCAGCTATTTTATTAGCTTGCTTTTTGCAGCTCTCGGAAGCTGTGAACAAGGTTGGGTCCAAGGAACCGTCCCTGGTTCAGCGCGCGGTGCGCGGCGTTGATGATGTCTTCGGGAGTTGATCCATGCTCAGGAAAAGTGGATATACCCACGCTCACGGAGAGCGGCCTTTCTTTAAGCCCGGCATTTGCTACACTGTCATGCAGCCTCTGCACGATCTCCTCGGCTTCCTGTGCGGGGGCTTCCGGAAAAACTGCCACTAACCTGGTGGCGGAATAGTTGGCGACCAGGTCATAGTCGCGCACTTCGGACTTAAGCTTCTCACCCATCGCCACCATCGCCTCACGCGCAGACTCATCTTTCTTCTTTGGATTGTTTTTGAACTCGTCCAGATCAAAGACCGCAACGGAAAGGGGCCTTTCGGCTCGTTCGGAACGGCTCAGCTCGTTTTGCAGAAACATCTCAAGATAGCGCTTGTTGGCCAGCCCTGTCACCGGGTCCACAAAAGCCGAGCCGGATTTTCTTTGCGGCTGCAAGTCGGGTTTTTGCTCTTCCTGAACTGTTTTCCGCGGCTGCAACTGCTGCTTTGGTCGTGCGAACAATGCTCCACATGCAAGCGCCGCCGGAACAGACAGAGCCAGCAAAACATATGACGGAGCAATGGCATACAGCACGGCCAGTGCATAACCGGAAAAGATGCACAGTGACCAGCCTGCCGCAACAGAGAAGGCGTTCGGAAAATGTTCCGTTACCGGCTCGGAAGACTTGGACTTAGGGGTAATTGCGGCCAGGAACGCATTCGCGCCGATATAGACTATGGCTGCACAGAGCAGGGGCGCAAATGAATCCGCCTGTTGAGGCCGAATTTCATTGCCCCCTGACACTACGTAGATACAGGATGAAAGCGAACACACCGCAGCAGGCTTTAGTATTTCATAAAGGACCAGGTGAAGAGGTCTCTTAGCAGGGTTTTCGACCGCAAGCCGAACGGCTGCCCCCAAAGCGGCGGGCAGCGAGGCTCCAAACGGCCCAAGGGCGAGCGCCCCCGCAAAGAGCACGCAGTGAGTCAGCGAAAAACGGATCGATTCATCTTTCCACCGACCGTGTATCTCCACCGCGAACGGGTTCGCTGCCGCTGCCAATGCCGCAATCGATAGTATACGCCACTCCAGCCCCGAGCTAAAGAGCGCACTTATTATGCACCCCAGCCCAGCGGCGCAAACCAGGCACATTACCAGTCCTGCCGATACCCTCGTATTCGGGCTTGCATCGATATTTTTTGTAGAGTCTTTATCCATTGTTTTCGCATCTGAACGATGCGGATATAAGTTCTCACGCGAAGCAACTTATGATTATAGCAACGCGTGGTACTTAATATATACCTTACATGCCCGGCAAATTGAGAGATCAGAATTTGGGCAGCACGGTTTTTCTTGAATTTCCCAGCAATTCAGGCCCTCTTTGTAACCGCGGCACGAAAGATAGAAACTTGCGGGACACCCGCGATACGCATAGTTGCTGCAAGTGCTTTTCATATTCTTTCCTCTCACGGATCAGGCGGCCAGCCTACCTCGTTTTCGCGCGCGCTTGTCCCTATACATAGCCGCGTCCGCCGCATCAAGCAGCGATTCGAGGTCTCCCGCATCTTTGGGATATGTTGCGATCCCTACACTCGCGCCAAGCGGCGCAAGTGTCAGATTGGCATACTGCTCGGCGTATTTTCCGACAACCTGCTGAATTCGCTTTGCAATTATCTCAGCTTCGCTCGCCGGTGTGTCCGGCAGCACCAATACAAACTCATCACCGCCGTTGCGGAACACCTGGTCATAGTCCCTGAGCTGACTCAGGAAAATATCAGCAGCATCTTTCAGAACGCTGTCACCTTTTTGATGACCCAGAGAGTCATTGATTGCCTTGAAGTTCTCAAGGTCTATGCCGATCACGGATAAATGTCCGCTGCGCCTGGATGCCCTGCGAATCTCACGTTCGAGATATGTACGCAGATACCTGCCGTTGTGCAGGCCCGTAAGAGGGTCTCTTACGGCGGAATCCCGCACCTGCTCGAAGGCGCTTGCGTTTTGAATAGCCATAGCGGCAGTATTGGCCACAAAAGAAAGAGTGCGCAGATCGTCGTCTGAGAATGCATGAGGCGCGTCGTCATACAGGTTGATCGTCCCTAAAACACGTCCGAAGCTCGATATCGGCGCGACAAGACAGGACTTGAAGCTCGATACCAGATGACCATTCATCCCCAAAGTCAGATCGTTAGGATCATAGTTGCCGACATATGTGCCTGCATGCAGCGCAGCCTTTCCGGTCACTCCCTTGCCCAGCTTCACGCTTGCGCCCTTGAGCATCTCGTTCCATCGGCCCGCGGCTGCACGCGCAGTCATCATATGCGAATGCGACTCGTCCACAAGAAACACGACGCATGTGGCCGCATCACTGAGCCTTTTGGTCCTGTGAGCCAACAGAGCCAGCACTTCATCAAGCTCCAGCGTGCTGGAAAGAGTCTGAGCGATCTCAAAAATCGACATCATCTCATGGTTTGCCTGAGCTATCAGGTCGGCTGCGCCAAAGCTGTCTGCGCCCATTGCGCAAGCCGGCGCAGGCTTTTGCTGGCTGCCTATCTCCTTTACCTTGCCGGCAACCTCAAGAAACGCCGTCACGACTTCCGGGTCAAACTGTGATCCGGAGAGCTTTGTTATATGATCGACAGCCTCTTCATGTGACCATCCTTCTTTATAACAGCGAGTCGAAACCAGAGAGTCGTAGACCTCCGCTATGGAGATTATCCGGGAGCCGACCGGTATATCGTCAGCCGACAGATGGTCCGGGTAACCGGAGCCGTCGTAGTTTTCATGATGATGGCGGACCATATCGGCGACGTTCCACGGATAGTCGACCTGCTCCAGTATCCGGGCGCCGATGGTGGTGTGACTGCGCATCTTGCTGAACTCCTCGGTATCCAAGGGACCCGGCTTGAGCAAGATATATTCAGGCACACCAAGCTTACCTACGTCATGGACAAGCGATGCGATACGTATGCCGTTGAGTTCATCTTCACTCAGGTTCAAGGTGCGGCCGACCAACTCGCAGATCGCCTTTACTCTGGTGACATGATGCTGCTCATACGAGTCCTTGGCGGCTATCGCGCAGGCGAGCGCTTCAGCGGTATCATGATAGACTTTTGCCAGGCGCTTATCGCTCTCCATGCTCTGGGCAATAGACTTTTGCGGCGCAGACTTCGACAAGGCGTGGGTGCACAGCATTACCGCAAGTGCCAGCCACAGGCCTACACCCAGCAAGCCGCGCCCATAGTCTCCACCGGAAGCAAGGATGCCTATACCTGCCGCGCAGACTGCCGATCCGATAACCATCAAGACTCGCAAATTTATCGCTCTAGCTTTCATATCGACTCTCGCTATAGGGCAATATGCCCGTATTATAATTCTAATCAGTGTCCTCTAAACGTAGAGGTGGTTGAGTCAATGTCGGGAGCTGTTACGCTCTCGCCGCTCACGTCGTAGACACTCTCGACAAGAAAAAGAACCTGCTCCGCGGTTGACGGCGCGGCGCAATCGTTCTTTTTACAGGCACCACGGTTTCCTGACCTCATGTCAAGAAGACCAAATCCCGACTCAGCTACCGGTTCATAAATGTTTAACATACTACCAAGCCCCCAAGACAACAAAAATGCCAGGCTGTCGCAGCCAACTTCACCCAATCGCCTGAAAACCTGCAGCCCATTCATTCAGACGATAGAGTGTGTTCGCTTCGGCAGCCTGGCAAGCATGTCTCGACGGATCGAGGTGTAGCCCCAATAGCTTTGCGTCCCATGGTTTCCCATGGTTTGCCCTTTCGTGCGTTCAGGCCTCGGCCTGAGCTTTCTTCATATAGTTTATGCCTCACTATGAGCGCTCCCCACCTGAAGAAATTACCTGTTTCGCCGATAATTGGAATATCAGTGGCTTGGAAGCGTTCAACTGGCCTGGCCGCACATATTTTCTGGCGCCTTACCGGGCGACTGAGGAGGATACTAATTTTGAGAACACATCGCGTTCAGCTTGCAGTGCTGATACTAAGCATAACCGCTCTGGTATGCGCCTGCGTCTGGGTAACGGCGGGAACCACCGGCTCCGTTTCCGGCGTCGTGAAAGATGCCGAGACCGGCGCCGCGCTTTCCGGGGCAAACATTGTTATTGCGGGAACAGGTCTGAGCACAGTAACCGATGAGAATGGAAGATTTGTAATTGCAAATATTCCACCCGGTGACTACGATATCACTGCACAGATGGTCGGTTACGGCACACGGAATCTAGCCGATATCCAGGTGATAATGGATGCTACCGCTTCGGCAGACTTCGATATGACCAAGGAAGCGATCGAAGAAGAGGCAGTAGTAGTAACCAGGCCAAAGCCGATGATCAACCCTGAAGTTGTGAATACTTTCAATCTCGTCAGCGTCCAGCAGGAGCCTCTTACACGCACAGACCCTTCCAGTGTTCGGACCGCTCCGGGCATGCTGGGCACTCTGCCGGGCGTGATCGTCGATAGTGACGGCAGCGGGCAGCTCCACCTTCGCGGCGGCAAGTACGACCAGGTTGGGTGGTATATAGAAGGAATACCCATCACTGATCCCAATGTCGGCGCGTTCGGCACCGATCTGCTAACAACTGGTCTGAGCAAGTTCCAGATGTATGCAGGCGCGTTCGGCGCTGAATATGGAAATGCCATATCAGGCGTCTTGAATGAAGTGATAAAGACAGGCGCAACCGCCAGCGGCATGAACTTTGTGACCGAGAGCGGCAACAAGACATATGGGTCTATGATCGGAGAGATTGGCGGGGGAACCGCGGATAGTTTTAACTATTATGTCAGCGCAAACGTGCAGCAGACCGATCTGGACGCTCCATTCATTAAGAGGTTTGAATATTCCGACAACGTGGCTAAGCTGGTCTGGCCGTTCAAAAAAGACAAAGTCACGCTGCTTGCAATGCAGGGGTCGCAATATGGCGGGCTGGATGATTATCATACGCTGGATGTCTACAATAATACTATCCCATCCGAAAAGGACTACGTGCGCCAGCGCTACGCTATAGGCGGCCTGGAATGGAGCCACACCATCAACCCCGCTTCGTTTGTAAGCGTTCAGCCTTACTATCACTATTTTACATCCATTACCAGCGCGATGGGCGGCTCATTCGACGGCTCTGCCCAGGGAGCGGATATCTGGTCCAAACGCACAGGCATTCAGGCTAAGTATGTAAACCAGCTAAACGCGGTGCATGCTTTCAAAATGGGTGGTTCGATAGAAGAATCGAACAACAACTACTATATTGCTGTCCCGGACTATCCATACTACAAGGCGGATGTAGATACGACACAGTCCGGACTATACGCAGAAGACCAGATGAAGCTCAGCGACAAGTTCATTTTCTCGGCTGGTCTGCGCCATGACAGCATAACGTATGATCGAACCGGCTTGGCCTATGTGTCGGGAGCGGGTTACAGCGGCGATCCGGTGGGGGATGTCACCCAGTCAAAAACTACTCCCAGACTTGGCCTCTCCTATGCTCCTGATGAGACAAGCGCATGGAAGACAAGCTGGGGAAAATATGCCAAGTTTGTGCCCGCAAGCTCTGTGCAGATGAGGTATTTCGACCCTGAAAATTGCGAGCCGTATGCACCAGGTCTGGGATCGTCCGATCCGCAGACAAGCACCAATTATGAACTGACATATGAGAAACAGGCAACCGATACGATTGCCTGGAGAGCAACCTACTTCAACAACAAATTCCAAAACCTTTGCAGCTTTGCGTCAGTGGACAACACATATCAATACAGGAACCTTGGCGAAGGTAAGTCCAACGGTATGGAACTATATGTGCGCAAGAAGATGACCGATAAGTGGCAGGGGTGGCTGTCATATACATATGCAAAGGCAAAGTCGAACCGTGCTGACATGTCAATAAACGACCAAATGTATTACACAAACTGGGACCAGAGAAACACCGTGTCGCTGGTGGCCGACTACAAGAACGGTAAGTGCTCGCACAGCCTGCGCGCAGACTATGGCAGCGGCAAGCCGGATATGGTCGACAGCACGGATGCATTAGCGGTCCGATCTCGTGCGGAAGCTTCCGCAATCGTAAGCTACAATCTCAATATCGATCTGCCTAAGGGCTCGAAGCTCGGTGACAGCCTGTATTTGAACGTCTTTAATGTGTTCAACAATCATCAGACGCTGCAATACAAGTGGAAAACCAGCACTTCAGCTGATGATCCGACTGTAGTAACTACCGAGCGAAGAACCGACAGTTGGGCTGCTTCAAGAAGCTTCGCCCTGGGGATTACAAGAGCATTTTAGGCTTATTCACATTAGTGAGGAATCTGCAAAAGCAGGTTCCTCACATTCGTTCGGAATGACAGTTTGCACAGCCCCGAAAATCTCTGCTACCATCACCCAAAACCTAACACCCATCACCTAGTGTATCGTGTCCACAAGCTGCCGCCAGATCACGTTTCGGATGGCCGCTGCCGCGTCTTTGGAAATTTCCGCCGGTGTTTTGTTCATTAGCTTTGCGTCGGCTTCGGATACCACCAGCAGTCCTTCTCCCCGTGCCATCACACCACCCACCAGCGGGTCTACGCTCAGCTCATACATCTGGAGGTTTGAATCCAGAGCGTTATTGATCCTGTCTGCTGTTTCTCGTGCGCGTATGGCGGAGGTTTTGTCCGATGTTGGGGCAGGGCAATATATGACTTTTCCGTCGATAGTCACTTCAGAGACTTCATTGCCGTCTATTGTATTGGTGGCGACCTGCGCGATGGTAGCATTTGTGGTCTTACGTCGATTGATCGGCAGGCCCATTTGCTCTATTACAGTCTTTGCCGCTTTTACACGTTCATCATCAAGCGGGTGAGAGCGGTAGATGCCGTAGTTTACCAGCTCCGGGCGCTTGGCCAGTCTTTCCAAAAATGTAAGCAGGCCCACGGGGTTATATCCCGCGTCCTGCATAAGGATCGCAGCTCCATGGTCAGAGTCCCGTTCGGCCTCCATACCATAACCGTTGAGTTTTGCTATCTGGTAGAGCTGAACGCCCATCAGCACATTCTGCACATCCGCACTTCTGGCTCCGCCTATCATGACCGCCAGCAGAGCGATTGCGAGCTGATTGTTGAGCGTGGCCTGTTTTTTGAGCAGGTAGACCATATGATGGTGCGCCGCGTGGATGATTTCGTGCGCCACCACTCCGGCAAGCTCATGGTCCGACTGAACAAAGTTAAGCAGGCCGCGATATACATATATGTGGCCGCCAGGTATGCTGAATGCATTGACGTCTTTTTCTTCGATTATATCGAATGTATATTCAAACGGGGTGACTTTGGAAGACCCGTAGAGCGCTGCAATCTCAGTCTTGTTTGCGACTGCTGCAATCTTAGCGCCCATTTCGCGCAGATGTTTGAGGTCGGCGGCGTTATCACTGAGCTTGTAGTCTTTGGCGACCTGGGCGGCGGACTCTTTGCCCAGTTTGACCTCGTTTTCGCCCAGCTCTGAGTCGATATTAGCCGCAAAGACCACAGCCGGCATGGCCATTGCAATTAAGCCGATAATCAGACTGCGGACAAGCCCTGGTATCTTCGTGGACTGCATTTGTCTGGAACCACCTTTTTTTAATTATAACACCGGCCATATCATCAGACCAAACACCAAATTGCTGCAGGGCGCTTGTCATATCTACGAAAAAAACCCCGTTGTATCGGGACACCCCTGTCCCGATACCTTGCTGCAATGCAATGCATTTTCTTTGACGTCGGCTCGCATTAGAGCGTTCCGATGTTTGGGTATCACACATATCAGAGTCGATGCATGTAGACCCAAATGGCCTGAACATTAAATTTATCGCAAAACGCCTGACTGGCACAACAATTGCACTGGTAAAAATGCCGGTTTTAAGGCTTGCGCGATAAATAGCGATTGGCTGGGGGGTCCAAGTAAGGAAAGATAGTTTTGCGTGGGAGGAAGAACATGACGAAACTATCGCTCTACTTGGCCACATTGCTTCTGGGTACCAATTTCTCCGCATCTACAATGCCGGGGACGCATTCCAACAGCGTCACGGCGCAGATGTCCGCTATCGAACAGAAGTATGTCGATATGACAAACACGGAGCGATGGGATAGGAACCTGAGGGTGTTGTCGTCTAACCCTCTTCTTGTGCAAGTGGCTCGTGAGCATAGCAGGGAGATGTGGGAAAAGAATTATTTTAACCATTATTCTCCGACACCGGGTCTTAGGACTCCTATGGACAGGTATCTACATGCTCTGGGTGCAACCCCGACATGGGCATACCTTGGAGAAAATCTGTTTTATTGCTCAGTTGTTGACGTCCAGAGAGGGCAGAGCGCTTTGATGGACTCTCCCAAGCACAGAAAGAATATACTCGACCCTAAGTTTGAGCAGATGGGGGTCGGGGTGTATATCTCTCCGGACGGCGAGTTTTGGGTAACTGAGCTTTTCCTGGCGCAGATAGATTAGCCAGGCAGGAAAAATATCGGCAGTGCAGTAAGTAAAAGAGCGGAGCAGCAATTGCCCGCTCTTTTTGCCAAATAATCAATATAAATTACTAAACACTAAATCAAAAGATGCTTTTAGCTATTGATGTCGGAAATACAAATACGACTTTTGCCGCCTTTGACGGACAGAGGGTATGTGCGGACTGGCGCATAAGCACAGTCGTGCGCAGGACCGGTGACGAATACGCCGCGCTGCTTATGCCCCTGTTTGATGAAGCCGGTATCTCATTTGCACAGATCGATGGAGTGGTGGTCTCAAGTGTGGTGCCTGCAACTGTCGACGCCCTGCTCAGGCTCTCAAAATACCATCTCAAGGTTGGTTCGCCGACCGTCCTGGGGCCCGGCATCGATACCGGAATAAAGGTAAGTTATCATCCGGCGACCGATGTAGGAGCGGACAGGATCGCCAATGCCGTTGCGGCGCATGCCAAATACGGCGGCAAGGTGATTGTTGTCGACCTCGGCACTGGAACTACACTTGATGCCGTCTCTGAAGACGGCGAATATCTGGGCGGAGCCATAGCCCCCGGCATACAGATATCACTGGACGCGCTTGTTGCGCGGGCTGCAAAACTAACAAGTGTTCAACTTGTCGCTCCGTCAAAAGCTATCGGCGACACGACTGCTTCCAGCCTGCAGTCGGGTATGATATTCGGGTTCGCGGGTCAGATAGATGCGCTGGTCGACCGTTTTCAGCAGGAGATGGGCGGCGGCGCAAGAGTTATTGCCACCGGCGGGCTGGCGCCTGTTATAGCTGAGCACAGCCGCACAATTGAGCTGTGCGACGACCTGCTTACTCTCGAAGGCCTGCGCATAATACACGAGCGCGCTCACAAATGATATATCTCTTCGACAATAAATCGATTGCTCAAAGTGATGGGCTGCATCTGGCGCCGGGGCAGATAGAAAAACTCGGGCCGGTGCTGGAACCGGCCTCAGATGAAGGTGCGCACGCGGGAGATTTCGCAGGTTCCATAGTCGATCTGGGCGATAACACTTACCGAATGTACTACACGCGGATGGGTGAGCTTGGGCCGCGTATTGCAGTTGCCGAATCGAATGATGGCATCCACTGGCAAAGACCGGTATATGGCTTCAATGACAAGCCGGGGGTAGGAGCCAATGAAATAAATATATCCGGTCTGCCGGATGACGTCACCGGATACTGCCAGGGGCAGGTCTTTCGGCTGGCCGAAACCGGATGGCGCATGTATTTCTGGGCTCATGGCAGACGCATTCGCTGCGTGATTGCAGAGAGCGAAGACGGCATCCGCTGGCATATAAGTGATTTCAATCATCCCGTCCTCTGTCACACTTCCGAGTTCGGGGACTGGGGCGTCTCACAGGGAAAAGTTGTCGGCTGCGATGATGCGCGTAAGCTTGCAGAGCGCGGGATTACCGCCTGCAGCCCCATGAATTTGAAAGCGCTCAGGTCAAATGACGCCACATATGTCTACGCAGACCCTGAGACGGGCGGTTATGAAATGTACTCCGTGTGGCTGCTGCCCAACCCTGAGGGCAGCGACCGGCACGTCGATAAGGACAACGCGCCTAATGTGCTAAGGACGATCCACCGCCGGACAAGCAGCGACGGCCTGACTTTCAGCGATCCTGAAATAGTTATAGTCCCGGACGCAGCCGACCCGCTGGATCTGCAGTTCTATTACTTGAGCGTGCATAAACAAGACGGCTGGCGGTTCGGGTTCCTCGGACGTTATCCGTGCGCCTCGCAGACAATGGACATCGAGCTTTGTTTCAGCACAGATGGCGTCAGTTGGAAGAGGCCTCTTCGCCTGCCATGGCTGACGCGCGGCTCTGACGATGACTGTGACAGTAAGATGGTCATTGCTCCCAATCGACTGTTGGACGCCGGAGATTACTGGCTGATGCTGTATCAGGGAACAAACCGGACACATGACTGGTGGAGTTCGCCAAAGTCCGAAGACAGCGGGCGGATGATCGTATGTGCTGCGCGGTTTCTTAAAAATCGTTTCGCCGGGTTGTCGACGGACAATAATCAGGCAGGACGACTTTTGACCAAACCATTTATCCCGGCAGGTAAAGTCTTGCAACTCGATGCTAACATTAGTGGCAAGCTTTCGGCTGAGTTGTGCGATCTGTTTGGGAAGCCTCTGCCCGGATATGACAAGAGCTGTTTCGATCCGGTTTCAGGCGAGAGCACAGGTCATGTATTGAGCTGGAAAGGACATTCACTGGACGAGTTTTGTTACGATGCAATAACTCTGCGCCTGGAAATGCAGGACGCGCAAATCTATGCTATACATTGGTGAACCGATTGGATTATCAGAATGATCCCATAAGACATTTCAGGCTGGCGTTGGTTGCGTTAGTAGCCCTGGTGGCTCTCGGTACGGCAGGCTATCACATACTTGAGAACTGGAGCCTGCTTGATTCGCTCTATATGACGGTTATTACCCTGGGCACTGTAGGCTATGAGGTCGTGCACCCGCTCAACGTCCCCGGCAAGGTATTTACAATCGTCCTGATTGTCTTCGGCGTCACTATAGTCTTCTGGGCCGGCGCGAGTCTTATCCAGGCTCTGGTCGGCGAACAGATATGGCACGCAATACAGAGGAAACGTATGCAAAAACAAATCTCCAAACTGCGCAATCATTTTATAATCTGCGGCTTCGGCAGAATGGGACAGCAGATAGTCAAAGACCTGCAGCGCGAGGACGTCGGTCACTGCGTGATAGAGCGCAACCCCGAACAGCTTCCCAAACTCGTCGCGCAGGATATTCCATTCATTGAGGGAAACGCAAGTGATGACAAAGCCCTCAAGGCGGCGGGAATCGAACGCGCCAAGGGACTTATTACCGTCGCTCCGACTGACGAGGACAATGTTTTCATCACCCTCAGCGCCCGTGCCCTTAATCCCAGTCTGTTCATAGTCGCCCGGTCCATTCAGGAAGAGAATGAAGACAAGCTCAAGATGGCCGGAGCCGACAGAGTGATGTCGCCTTATGTGATGGGCGGAAAAAGAATGGCCCAGTCGGTGCTGCGTCCCAACGTGCTGGACTTTCTGGAGCTTGCCATGCATACCGACGACCTCAAAATGATGATTGAAGAGCTGAGTATCAGCTCGGGATCAAAGCTCATCGGGCAATCCATAAGCCAGTCCAGCCTAAAGGATAAAACGGGCGTAACGGTGATAGCAGTAAGCAGGACTTCAGGCAAAATGGTGGCAAACCCCGGCCCGGACGAGCTTCTCCACGATGGAGATGTGCTTATCGTGATAGGCACTCCGGAACAACTCGATAAGGCGATTGCCCTCGCTAACCCCAACATCTCGCAGGAAACAGGCGAAGCGTGAACGGAGAGAATTCAGCCGTGAAATGACCTTTATACTGCACGGGCGAATACCCCGATACCTTGCTGCGCGAGGGGCTTTTCGGGAACAACTCTTTTGAGGCACATCAAACTCAGCGATTTTCCTGTTCGACCGCTTCTCAATTAAGCGGGGAGAGCAGTAAAGTCGCGGTCAAATTTCCTCTATCGCAACAACCTCCTTTTCCGCAAATTTGACATACACCCCTTTATGAAACGGGTCAGGACCGTAAAAATCCTGACCCGGGTCGCATTGATAAATTGGGTTATTGATTATCGCCAACCCATCTGTTCAGACGGAATATCCAGCTTCCTTCCTTTGATGTGAGGAACTGGGCCTGCTGTCTCATCCCCGGCGTGACTGCTCTGGTTGATCCGAGCGTATCAGCCGCTCTTGCTTGATTCAGCAGTTGCGAGAGTGTAGTCGCATACACTCCGTCGAAGCAGTCGCACGGGAACTGCGCGATTATGTCACTACCGGCTCCACAGTCTGCCGAGAGCTGTGCGCACGTCAGTGTGCCGTAATAGCCTTGCAGCTTTGCGGCTGCGCTGTTCATATATCCGTTGATCTCGCGGGAGATGGCCCGCAAGTTGCTGTTGGTCGCGTGCTGCGCGCCGTATGCGGTCACGGCAGCAATTGTGCTGTATTGGCCAAACATTTTCTCTGCATATGCAGGATCAAAGTTAGGGCACTCAAGACATTGCAGGTCAGCCGCCGGTCCTGCCCCCATTGCAGCCGGAACCGCTGCCGGACAGGGACAAGCCTTAGGGCACTCCTGCGGACAGGGCTGGACGCACTGCACCTGTGGTTGGATGCATGCAGGGCACTGCATCTTTTGTGGCTGCACACATGTCGGGCATTGCGCCAATACGACTGATGCAGCAAG is a genomic window containing:
- a CDS encoding GGDEF domain-containing protein gives rise to the protein MDKDSTKNIDASPNTRVSAGLVMCLVCAAGLGCIISALFSSGLEWRILSIAALAAAANPFAVEIHGRWKDESIRFSLTHCVLFAGALALGPFGASLPAALGAAVRLAVENPAKRPLHLVLYEILKPAAVCSLSSCIYVVSGGNEIRPQQADSFAPLLCAAIVYIGANAFLAAITPKSKSSEPVTEHFPNAFSVAAGWSLCIFSGYALAVLYAIAPSYVLLALSVPAALACGALFARPKQQLQPRKTVQEEQKPDLQPQRKSGSAFVDPVTGLANKRYLEMFLQNELSRSERAERPLSVAVFDLDEFKNNPKKKDESAREAMVAMGEKLKSEVRDYDLVANYSATRLVAVFPEAPAQEAEEIVQRLHDSVANAGLKERPLSVSVGISTFPEHGSTPEDIINAAHRALNQGRFLGPNLVHSFRELQKAS
- a CDS encoding diguanylate cyclase, with protein sequence MKARAINLRVLMVIGSAVCAAGIGILASGGDYGRGLLGVGLWLALAVMLCTHALSKSAPQKSIAQSMESDKRLAKVYHDTAEALACAIAAKDSYEQHHVTRVKAICELVGRTLNLSEDELNGIRIASLVHDVGKLGVPEYILLKPGPLDTEEFSKMRSHTTIGARILEQVDYPWNVADMVRHHHENYDGSGYPDHLSADDIPVGSRIISIAEVYDSLVSTRCYKEGWSHEEAVDHITKLSGSQFDPEVVTAFLEVAGKVKEIGSQQKPAPACAMGADSFGAADLIAQANHEMMSIFEIAQTLSSTLELDEVLALLAHRTKRLSDAATCVVFLVDESHSHMMTARAAAGRWNEMLKGASVKLGKGVTGKAALHAGTYVGNYDPNDLTLGMNGHLVSSFKSCLVAPISSFGRVLGTINLYDDAPHAFSDDDLRTLSFVANTAAMAIQNASAFEQVRDSAVRDPLTGLHNGRYLRTYLEREIRRASRRSGHLSVIGIDLENFKAINDSLGHQKGDSVLKDAADIFLSQLRDYDQVFRNGGDEFVLVLPDTPASEAEIIAKRIQQVVGKYAEQYANLTLAPLGASVGIATYPKDAGDLESLLDAADAAMYRDKRARKRGRLAA
- a CDS encoding TonB-dependent receptor, with the translated sequence MRTHRVQLAVLILSITALVCACVWVTAGTTGSVSGVVKDAETGAALSGANIVIAGTGLSTVTDENGRFVIANIPPGDYDITAQMVGYGTRNLADIQVIMDATASADFDMTKEAIEEEAVVVTRPKPMINPEVVNTFNLVSVQQEPLTRTDPSSVRTAPGMLGTLPGVIVDSDGSGQLHLRGGKYDQVGWYIEGIPITDPNVGAFGTDLLTTGLSKFQMYAGAFGAEYGNAISGVLNEVIKTGATASGMNFVTESGNKTYGSMIGEIGGGTADSFNYYVSANVQQTDLDAPFIKRFEYSDNVAKLVWPFKKDKVTLLAMQGSQYGGLDDYHTLDVYNNTIPSEKDYVRQRYAIGGLEWSHTINPASFVSVQPYYHYFTSITSAMGGSFDGSAQGADIWSKRTGIQAKYVNQLNAVHAFKMGGSIEESNNNYYIAVPDYPYYKADVDTTQSGLYAEDQMKLSDKFIFSAGLRHDSITYDRTGLAYVSGAGYSGDPVGDVTQSKTTPRLGLSYAPDETSAWKTSWGKYAKFVPASSVQMRYFDPENCEPYAPGLGSSDPQTSTNYELTYEKQATDTIAWRATYFNNKFQNLCSFASVDNTYQYRNLGEGKSNGMELYVRKKMTDKWQGWLSYTYAKAKSNRADMSINDQMYYTNWDQRNTVSLVADYKNGKCSHSLRADYGSGKPDMVDSTDALAVRSRAEASAIVSYNLNIDLPKGSKLGDSLYLNVFNVFNNHQTLQYKWKTSTSADDPTVVTTERRTDSWAASRSFALGITRAF
- a CDS encoding M48 family metalloprotease — its product is MQSTKIPGLVRSLIIGLIAMAMPAVVFAANIDSELGENEVKLGKESAAQVAKDYKLSDNAADLKHLREMGAKIAAVANKTEIAALYGSSKVTPFEYTFDIIEEKDVNAFSIPGGHIYVYRGLLNFVQSDHELAGVVAHEIIHAAHHHMVYLLKKQATLNNQLAIALLAVMIGGARSADVQNVLMGVQLYQIAKLNGYGMEAERDSDHGAAILMQDAGYNPVGLLTFLERLAKRPELVNYGIYRSHPLDDERVKAAKTVIEQMGLPINRRKTTNATIAQVATNTIDGNEVSEVTIDGKVIYCPAPTSDKTSAIRARETADRINNALDSNLQMYELSVDPLVGGVMARGEGLLVVSEADAKLMNKTPAEISKDAAAAIRNVIWRQLVDTIH
- a CDS encoding CAP domain-containing protein, with the protein product MTKLSLYLATLLLGTNFSASTMPGTHSNSVTAQMSAIEQKYVDMTNTERWDRNLRVLSSNPLLVQVAREHSREMWEKNYFNHYSPTPGLRTPMDRYLHALGATPTWAYLGENLFYCSVVDVQRGQSALMDSPKHRKNILDPKFEQMGVGVYISPDGEFWVTELFLAQID
- a CDS encoding type III pantothenate kinase; the encoded protein is MLLAIDVGNTNTTFAAFDGQRVCADWRISTVVRRTGDEYAALLMPLFDEAGISFAQIDGVVVSSVVPATVDALLRLSKYHLKVGSPTVLGPGIDTGIKVSYHPATDVGADRIANAVAAHAKYGGKVIVVDLGTGTTLDAVSEDGEYLGGAIAPGIQISLDALVARAAKLTSVQLVAPSKAIGDTTASSLQSGMIFGFAGQIDALVDRFQQEMGGGARVIATGGLAPVIAEHSRTIELCDDLLTLEGLRIIHERAHK